The proteins below come from a single Takifugu flavidus isolate HTHZ2018 chromosome 6, ASM371156v2, whole genome shotgun sequence genomic window:
- the pgm2 gene encoding phosphoglucomutase-2 — protein sequence METSLSTGDARLDQAVRQWLLYDKNPKTASMVQELVKEGAVEALRKCFASRMEFGTAGLRAAMGAGVSCMNDLTIIQTTQGLCRYLEDSFESLKDRGVVIGYDARAHPPSGGSSKRFASLAAAVFLSRGIPVHLFSDITPTPFVPFTVSHLGLCAGIMVTASHNPKQDNGYKVYWENGAQIVGPHDEGISKAIEENLEPWPESWNTEEALKSPLLKDPYQDINTQYLKAIQNHCHHRDINKASEVKIVHTSVHGVGHAFVQSAFKAFDLRPPYAVEEQKDPDPEFPTVKYPNPEEGEGVLTLSFALADREGATVVLANDPDADRLAAAEKQDSGSWRVFTGNELGALLGWWMFHCWKQHNSDAAPADASAVKRVYMVSSTVSSKILRAIALKEGFHFEETLTGFKWMGNRAKELLDKGNTVLFAFEEAIGYMCSPSVLDKDGVSAAAIAAEMISYLATKNKSLSQQLTSIYEEYGYHISKNSYFICHDQEVIRSLFGRLRNYSNKKDSYPTECGRFSVSAVRDLTTGYDNNQPGNKAILPTSNSSQMITFTFSNGGVATLRTSGTEPKIKYYTELCAAPGNSDVTQLKKELDQLVDAIVENFLQPEKNKLQPKVE from the exons atggaaaccagtttGTCGACGGGGGACGCCAGACTCGACCAGGCTGTCAGACAGTGGCTGCTCTATGACAAG AATCCAAAGACGGCATCGATGGTGCAGGAGCTGGTCAAAGAAGGAGCAGTTGAGGCTCTAAGGAAATGCTTCGCCTCCAGGATGGAGTTTGGTACGGCGGGTCTCAGAGCCGCCATGGGAGCAGGCGTATCCTGCATGAACGACCTCACTATCATCCAAACGACGCAG GGCTTGTGTCGCTACTTGGAGGACAGCTTTGAGAGCCTTAAGGACCGAGGGGTGGTGATTGGCTACGACGCCCGGGCTCATCCCCCCAGCGGTGGCAGCAGCAAGCGCTTTGCCAGCCTGGCGGCCGCTGTGTTCCTCAGCAGGGGTATTCCTGTCCACCTGTTCTCTGATATCACCCCTACACCCTTTGTG CCATTCACCGTTTCTCACTTGGGTCTCTGTGCTGGTATCATGGTGACTGCCTCCCATAACCCCAAACAGGACAATGGTTATAAG GTGTACTGGGAGAACGGTGCCCAAATTGTTGGCCCTCATGACGAAGGGATCTCCAAAGCCATCGAGGAAAATCTCGAGCCCTGGCCTGAGTCCTGGAACACAGAGGAGGCCCTGAAGAGCCCCTTGCTCAAAGATCCTTACCAGGATATCAACACCCAGTACCTTAAAGCCATCCAGAATCACTGCCATCACAG AGACATAAACAAGGCTTCAGAGGTGAAAATCGTGCATACGTCTGTCCATGGTGTCGGCCACGCGTTTGTCCAGTCTGCCTTCAAGGCGTTTGACCTTCGTCCTCCATATGCTGTAGAGGAACAAAAGGATCCTGATCCTGAATTTCCCACAGTCAAATATCCAAAtcctgaggagggagagggagtcCTC ACGTTGTCCTTTGCCCtggcagacagggagggggcCACGGTTGTGTTGGCGAATGATCCAGATGCTGATCGacttgctgctgctgagaagCAGGACAG TGGTAGCTGGCGAGTGTTCACCGGTAATGAGCTGGGAGCTCTGCTGGGTTGGTGGATGTTTCACTGCTGGAAACAGCACAACTctgatgctgctcctgctgatgccTCTGCGGTGAAAAGGGTCTACATGGTGTCGAGCACCGTGTCGTCCAAGATTCTGCGCGCCATCGCCCTCAAGGAAGGGTTCCACTTTGAG GAAACACTAACTGGTTTTAAATGGATGGGGAACAGAGCTAAAGAGCTTTTGGATAAGGGCAACACCGTACTCTTTGCCTTTGAGGAGGCCATAG GGTACATGTGTAGTCCCTCTGTCCTGGACAAAGACGGAGTCAGTGCAGCGGCCATAGCAGCAGAGATGATTTCCTATCTTGCCACGAAGAACAAAAGCCTTTCTCAGCAGCTCACGTCCATCTATGAAGA GTATGGTTACCACATCAGTAAGAATTCCTATTTCATCTGCCACGATCAGGAAGTCATCCGCAGCTTGTTTGGACGCCTCCGTAACTATAGCAACAAGAAGGACTCTTATCCTACAGAATGTGGACGCTTCTCGGTCTCGGCCGTGCGGGACCTGACGACTGGTTACGACAACAATCAGCCCGGCAACAAAGCT ATCCTTCCAACCTCCAATTCCAGCCAGATGATCACTTTCACCTTCTCCAACGGGGGCGTGGCCACCCTGCGCACCAGTGGCACCGAGCCTAAAATTAAATACTACACTGAGCTGTGCGCTGCTCCAGGTAACAG TGACGTGAcacagctgaagaaggagttggATCAACTGGTGGACGCCATCGTTGAGAACTTCCTCCAGCCTGAGAAGAATAAGTTGCAGCCTAAAGTGGAGTAG